In the genome of Mugil cephalus isolate CIBA_MC_2020 chromosome 21, CIBA_Mcephalus_1.1, whole genome shotgun sequence, one region contains:
- the otofa gene encoding otoferlin isoform X16 yields MMSLMVHLKSVGHLRGKGDRIAKVTFRGLSFYSRVAENCEEVAPFNETFRWPIASRLDGNEMLEVQVYNYSKVFSNRLVGTFCMVLQKVAEEGHLELTDTLIDDNNTSIKTNVTLEIRYQPMDGTVGVWSDGEFLDVPDDRDGMFSFETDSLLSGQSHGSGTSPGRSLQGSIPTFRKAGRGVFSAMKLGKIKSSRDDHKRGDEPAILDMEDLDRKAMRLAGALDPDTISLASVTAVTTNVSNKRSKPDIKMEPSSGRPVDYQISITVIEARQLIGLNMDPVVCVEIGDDKKYTSMKESTNCPYYNEYFVFDFHVPPDVMFDKIIKLSVIHSKNLLRSGTLVGTFKMDVGTVYSQPEHQFYHKWAILSDPDDITAGCKGYIKCDIAVVGKGDNIKTPHKANETDEDDIEGNLLLPEGIPAERQWARFYVKIYRAEGLPKMNTSIMANVKKAFIGENRDLVDPYVQVQFAGQKGKTSVQKSSYEPIWNEQIVFTELFPPLCKRMKVQIRDSDKVNDVAIGTHFIDLRKISNEGDKGFLPTLGPAWVNMYGSTRQYTLMDEHQDLNEGLGEGVSFRARLLVSIAVEILDTTSPEIICSSDVQMDSVSNISESATGKIEEFFLFGSFLEATMIDRKIGDKMISFEITIGNYGNQIDGVSKPSSTRRKKKDAENEEEESELIQNSSEDEADEDKDLVSVSSTPLMKPVITDRNYFHLPYFEKKPCVYIKSWWQDQRRRLYNSNMMDKIADKLEEGVNDVQEIIKTEKAFPERRLRGVLEELSIGCSRFVTLANKDVNHAGRTKLDRERLKSCMREMDSMAQQAKQIRTQVKKNTVRDKLKLVQNFLLKLRFLADEPQHSIPDVFIWMMSNSKRIAYARIPSKDILYSIVDEETGKDCGKVKAVFLKLPGKKGFGPAGWTVQAKLELYLWLGLNKQRKDFLNGLPNGFEEIRSAKTSCGLPSIPPVSLVYNMKQVFQLRAHMYQARSLFAADSSGLSDPFARVFFSTHSQVTEVLSETLCPTWDQLLVFDDVELFGEASELRDDPPIIVVEIFDQDTVGKAEFIGRTFAKPTIKMCDEHYGPPRFPPQLEYYQIYRGNCTAGELLAAFELLQIGQGGRADLPVLEGPTDSERGPILPVPLGIRPVLSRYRIEVLFWGLRDLKRINLAQVDRPRVDIECAGRGVQSALIQNYKKNPNFSTLVKWFEVDLPENELLHPPLNIRVVDCRAFGRYILVGSHAVSCLRRFIYSAPDKTSNHWATAAKLMNGYLVLTNGGSRPCSSPSISSRTFSRPAGDISVSMDGDGSVRKMDTVVKLDAMSDAVVKVDMTEEEGDKEKSKKKKKKKKGGVEEEEETDESVLDWWSKYFASIETLKETLRAQEAAQAEAEEREDLEIAAETADVKPDDLILKGPKTKEKSKEKKSSKDKKKGHAADASENRPVKAKVDELMVYNKELESEYGNFEDWLHTFNLYRGKAGDDDEHALDDDRIVGRFKGSLCMYKLPLSEEITREAGFDPNMGMFQSIPHNDPINVLVRVYVVRATDLHPADINGKADPYVVIKLGKSEVKDKENYISKQLNPVFGKSFDIEATFPMESMLTVSVYDWDLVGTDDLIGETKIDLENRFYSKFRATCGISSNYSVHGYNVWRDPMKPSQILAKLCKDGKIDGPHYGPGGKVKVANRIFTGQTEIEDENGLKKQTEEHLALAVLNHWEEIPRVGCKLVPEHVETRPLLNPDKPGIEQGRIEMWVDMFPMDMPAPGPAIEISPRKPKSFELRVVIWNTDDVILEDDAFMTGEKMSDIYVRGWLKGQQEDKQDTDVHYHSLTGEGNFNWRFVFPFDYLMAEEKIVISKKESMFSWDETEYKIPPRLTLQVWDADHFSADDFLGAIELDLNRFPRGAKTAKQCSLDMIRNEHELPTISIFKQKRVKGWWPFVARDENDEMELTGKVEAELHLVTAEEAEKSPVGLGRNEPDPLEKPNRPDTSLMWFLGPLKSIRYFIWHNYRWLILKVLGLVLLLLLLGLFLYSIPGYLVKKMLGA; encoded by the exons ACATTTCGATGGCCCATTGCCAGCAGGCTGGATGGAAATGAGATGCTGGAGGTCCAAGTGTACAATTACAGCAAAGTCTTCTCCAACAG ACTGGTTGGGACTTTCTGTATGGTGCTCCAGAAAGTGGCTGAAGAGGGACACCTAGAGCTGACTGATACGCTCATCGATGACAACAACACGTCCATAAAG ACAAACGTGACCCTGGAGATCAGATACCAGCCGATGGATGGAACGGTGGGAGTGTGGAGCGATGGGGAGTTCCTGGACGTCCCCGACGATCGTGATGGGATGTTTTCTTTTGAGACGGACAGCTTGCTGTCGGGACAAAGTCACGGGTCGGGCACGTCCCCTGGACGGTCTTTACAGGGATCGATACCAACCTTCAGAAA AGCAGGGAGGGGAGTTTTCTCAGCCATGAAGCTTGGCAAGATCAAGAGCTCTAGAGATGACCACAAGAGAGGAG ATGAGCCAGCCATCCTGGACATGGAGGACCTGGACAGGAAGGCGATGCGTCTCGCTGGAGCACTGGATCCGGACACCATCTCCTTGGCCTCCGTCACCGCCGTCACCACCAACGTCTCCAATAAGAG GTCGAAGCCAGACATCAAGATGGAGCCAAGCTCTGGACGACCAGTGGATTATCAG ATCAGCATCACGGTCATCGAGGCCCGGCAGCTAATAGGCCTCAACATGGaccctgtggtgtgtgtggagATTGGAGATGACAAGAAGTACACATCTATGAAGGAGTCCACCAACTGTCCGTACTATAATGAG TATTTTGTCTTTGATTTCCACGTCCCTCCGGACGTCATGTTCGACAAGATCATTAAGCTCTCG GTTATTCATTCTAAAAACCTTCTACGGAGTGGGACGCTGGTGGGAACCTTCAAGATGGATGTTGGGACCGTTTACTCTCAGCCTG AGCACCAGTTCTACCACAAGTGGGCCATCCTTTCCGACCCTGATGACATCACAGCGGGATGCAAGGGATACATTAAGTGTGACATCGCTGTGGTCGGGAAGGGCGACAACATCAAGACGCCGCATAAAGCCAACGAGACCGATGAAGACGACATAGAAGG AAACCTTCTGCTCCCCGAGGGAATCCCAGCCGAGAGGCAGTGGGCGAGGTTCTACGTGAAGATCTATCGCGCTGAGGGACTTCCCAAAATGAACACGAGCATCATGGCTAATGTGAAAAAGGCATTCATAGGGGAGAACAGAGACCTGGTTGACCCCTATGTTCAAGTGCAATTTGCTGGACAGAAG GGAAAGACCTCAGTCCAGAAGAGCAGCTATGAACCGATCTGGAATGAGCAGATCGTCTTCACCGAGCtgttccctcctctctgcaaaAGGATGAAGGTCCAAATAAGAGACTCGGATAAGGTCAATGACGTTGCCATAGGAACCCACTTCATTGACTTGCGCAAGATATCAAACGAAGGAGATAAAG GGTTCCTGCCCACGCTGGGTCCAGCCTGGGTCAACATGTACGGTTCCACCCGTCAATACACTCTGATGGACGAGCACCAGGACCTGAACGAAGGACTTGGAGAAGGCGTGTCCTTCAGAGCTCGTCTGCTGGTCTCCATAGCCGTGGAGATCCTGGACACCACGTCCCCCGAGATCATCTGCTCCAGTGACGTTCAGATGGACTCTGTGTCCAACATCTCAGAG AGTGCCACTGGGAAAATAGAAGAGTTCTTCCTCTTTGGTTCCTTCCTGGAAGCCACCATGATTGACAGGAAGATTGGTGACAAAATGATAAGCTTTGAAATCACAAtag GTAACTACGGCAACCAGATAGATGGCGTGAGCAAACCTTCGTCaacaaggaggaagaagaaggatgcGGAGaacgaggaagaggagagcgAGCTAATCCAGAACTCCAGTGAGGATGAGGCGGACGAGGACAAGGACCTCGTCTCTGTGTCCTCGACTCCTCTCATGAAGCCAGTCATCACTGACAG GAACTACTTCCATCTCCCCTACTTTGAAAAGAAGCCGTGTGTCTACATCAAGAGCTGGTGGCAGGACCAGAGGAGAAGACTTTACAATTCTAACATGATGGATAAGATCGCAGACAAGCTG GAGGAAGGTGTGAATGATGTTCAGGAGATTATTAAGACGGAGAAGGCCTTTCCGGAGCGCAGGCTCAGGGGAGTGCTGGAGGAGCTCAGCATCGGCTGCAG TCGGTTTGTGACACTCGCTAACAAGGATGTGAACCACGCAGGCCGAACCAAACTGGACCGAGAGCGGCTCAAGTCCTGCATGAGAGAGATG GACAGCATGGCCCAACAGGCCAAACAGATTCGCACTCAGGTGAAGAAGAACACAGTCAGAGACAAACTCAAGCTGGTGCAGAACTTCCTGCTGAAGCTGCGTTTCCTCGCCGACGAG CCTCAGCACAGCATCCCAGATGTTTTCATCTGGATGATGAGCAACAGCAAGCGCATTGCTTATGCCCGGATTCCTTCCAAAGACATCTTGTACTCGATAGTGGACGAGGAAACTGGCAAAGATTGTGGAAAAGTCAAAGCTGTCTTCCTCAAG CTGCCCGGTAAGAAGGGGTTTGGACCAGCAGGCTGGACGGTGCAGGCTAAGCTGGAGTTGTACCTGTGGCTGGGCCTCAACAAGCAACGGAAAGACTTCCTGAATGGTCTTCCTAATGGTTTTGAAGAGATCAGATCTGCTAAAACCAGCTGCGGTCTTCCCTCTATCCCACCTGTCAGCCTTGTCTACAACA TGAAGCAGGTGTTCCAGCTGAGAGCGCACATGTATCAGGCTCGCAGTCTGTTCGCCGCTGACAGCAGTGGCCTTTCAGACCCCTTCGCCCGGGTCTTCTTCTCTACACACAGCCAGGTTACCGAG GTTCTCAGTGAGACTCTTTGCCCGACGTGGGACCAGCTACTGGTTTTTGATGATGTGGAGCTGTTCGGTGAGGCCAGTGAGCTCAGAGACGACCCTCCGATCATTGTGGTCGAAATCTTCGACCAGGACACTGTG GGTAAGGCAGAGTTCATAGGTCGGACGTTCGCGAAGCCCACCATCAAGATGTGCGACGAGCATTACGGACCCCCGAGGTTCCCGCCCCAGCTGGAGTACTACCAGATCTACAGAGGGAACTGCACTGCGGGGGAGCTGCTGGCCGCCTTCGAGCTGCTCCAG ATTGGTCAGGGAGGTCGGGCTGACCTTCCAGTCCTGGAAGGGCCAACAGACTCGGAGCGAGGACCTATTCTTCCTGTGCCGCTGGGCATCCGACCTGTCCTGAGTCGCTACCGCATAGAG gttttgttttggggATTAAGAGACCTGAAGAGGATCAACTTAGCTCAGGTGGATCGACCTCGTGTGGACATAGAGTGTGCAGGTAGAGGTGTTCAGTCCGCCCTCATCCAGAACTACAAGAAGAATCCCAACTTCAGCACCTTGGTGAAATGGTTCGAGGTG GACCTTCCAGAGAatgagcttctccatcctcctctcaaCATCCGGGTGGTGGACTGCAGAGCGTTCGGACGTTACATCCTGGTGGGGTCCCACGCTGTGAGCTGCCTGAGGCGTTTCATCTACAGCGCTCCGGACAAGACCTCCAATCACTGGGCCACAGCAG CCAAGCTAATGAATGGCTACCTGGTCCTAACCAATGGCGGCTCCCGACCCTGCTCCTCACCCAGCATCTCTTCCCGCACCTTCTCTCGCCCCGCAGGTGACATCAGCGTCAGCATGGATGGGGACGGTTCGGTCCGAAAGATGGACACAGTCGTCAAGTTAGACGCC ATGTCTGACGCTGTTGTAAAAGTTGACATG ACCGAGGAAGAGGGTGATAAAGAGaaaagtaagaagaagaaaaagaagaagaagggaggagtggaggaggaggaggagacggatgAGAGCGTGCTGGACTGGTGGTCGAAATATTTTGCTTCAATAGAGACGCTGAAGGAG actctcCGAGCACAGGAGGCTGCtcaggcagaggcagaggagagagaagaccTGGAGATTGCAGCTGAAACTGCAG ATGTCAAACCCGATGACCTTATTCTGAAAGGCCCCAAGACGAAGGAGAagagcaaagagaagaagagctcCAAGGACAAGAAGAAGGGTCACGCCGCAGACGCCTCAGAGAATCGACCAGTCAAAGCAAAAGTGGATGAGCTGATG GTGTACAACAAGGAGCTGGAGAGTGAGTATGGCAACTTCGAGGACTGGCTTCACACTTTCAACTTGTACAGAGGAAAGGCAGGGGACGACGACGAGCACGCTCTGGATGACGACAGGATTGTCGGCAGATTCAAG GGATCCCTGTGCATGTACAAGCTACCTCTGTCTGAGGAGATCACGAGAGAGGCAGGATTTGATCCCAACATGGGCATGTTCCAGAGCATTCCTCACAACGATCCCATCAACGTCCTCGTCCGTGTCTACGTGGTCAGG GCTACAGACCTCCACCCTGCTGATATCAACGGGAAGGCTGATCCATACGTCGTCATCAAGCTGGGGAAGTCAGAGGTCAAGGACAAAGAGAACTACATCTCCAAACAGCTCAATCCTGTATTTGGCAA ATCATTTGACATCGAGGCCACGTTCCCCATGGAGTCCATGCTCACGGTGTCTGTGTACGACTGGGATCTGGTCGGCACTGACGACCTGATTGGGGAGACAAAGATTGACTTGGAGAATCGCTTCTACAGCAAATTCAGAGCCACGTGCGGCATTTCATCCAACTACTCCGT GCATGGGTACAATGTTTGGCGGGATCCTATGAAGCCCAGCCAGATCCTGGCTAAGCTCTGTAAAGACGGCAAGATTGATGGACCTCATTATGGCCCGGGAGGCAAAGTCAAGGTGGCAAATCGAATCTTTACGGGACAGACAGAGATCGAGGACGAAAACG GATTGAAGAAGCAGACCGAGGAGCATTTAGCCCTGGCAGTGTTGAATCACTGGGAGGAGATCCCGAGAGTTGGCTGCAAGTTGGTCCCCGAACACGTTGAGACCAGACCACTGCTGAACCCTGACAAACCCGGCATCGAACAG GGCCGTATTGAGATGTGGGTGGACATGTTTCCTATGGACATGCCTGCGCCTGGACCTGCGATTGAAATATCGCCACGGAAACCAAAGAG CTTTGAGCTTCGTGTTGTTATTTGGAACACTGATGACGTAATTCTAGAGGACGATGCTTTCATGACAGGAGAGAAGATGTCTGACATCTATGTCAGGGG GTGGCTGAAGGGGCAGCAGGAGGACAAACAGGACACGGACGTGCACTACCACTCGCTGACTGGCGAGGGCAACTTTAACTGGCGCTTTGTCTTCCCCTTTGATTACCTCATGGCCGAGGAGAAGATCGTCATCTCCAAGAAGGAGTCCATGTTCTCCTGGGACGAGACCGAATACAAGATCCCCCCTCGGCTCACGCTGCAGGTCTGGGACGCAGACCACTTCTCCGCTGATGACTTCCTGG GCGCAATCGAGCTGGACCTGAACCGGTTCCCACGCGGCGCCAAGACAGCCAAGCAGTGCTCCCTCGACATGATCCGAAACGAGCACGAGCTGCCCACAATTTCCATCTTCAAACAGAAGCGCGTGAAAGGGTGGTGGCCGTTTGTAGCCCGGGACGAGAACGACGAGATGGAGCTCACG GGTAAAGTTGAGGCTGAGCTCCACCTGGTGACGgcagaagaagcagagaagagTCCTGTGGGACTGGGCCGAAATGAGCCTGATCCACTGGAGAAACCAAA